The Aphidius gifuensis isolate YNYX2018 linkage group LG2, ASM1490517v1, whole genome shotgun sequence DNA window aaatacaaaaaagaacCAAGTGGTTTATGTTGTGCAAATGGTAAAATTAAACTGCCAGCAATAAGGAGTCCAATTGAACCATTGTAATCATATTTAATTGCTGAACTTACGAGGCCGGCGAAGCCGGGTAACACCTGCTagtactaaataaaaatatacagtcGTAGGTCTGTCGGAtatgtgtcggaattgtgtcggatttacaattctcacagtcgtgtgtcggaattgtgtgagaattgtaaaatctcacagtcgtgaacagatgattctgacagctaacctcacttttaatacaCAAACAGAAtcgagttttttcaataaaaaaattatttaaaaaaaaaattatttaaaaaaaaaattctaatgtgtcttaaattgtgagaatattatttagaaatttttagacataatattttattttttaaatattatgttcttcttattcatttttgtgactcagaaattcttatagtTATGTGTCGGTTTTGTATGAGATGTGCACAAACCGACTGTCAGATCGGTATCGCCATTTTCGCTAggggaattattttttcaaatttaattctacAAACTTATCGACAATGacgttttttttgtatatcatTGGTTTTCGTGCTACAAGCatgtaaacaataaaaaaaatttttttatgacacaTAAGGTGGCCGACTAATTGGACTAAAGATTGACTTGGCACGTAATTTCAAGCTTTcctacagccttatctgttgaaggTAGGGGGGATATTCCGATATCTgagacaacatgttttttacAAGGTAGGCATGAGGTTATAGGcaagatttattattaaaaaattaaattaaataatttattgagaaTGACTTTTTTGCTTCTGTCAATtgtttttcgagttttgagcgggtaaacaaaaaaaaaaaaatgttgcagAGAATCGGTTTCTATTCTCGGTGAATCAAGCATAAACTACCGAACTCAGCAGTAAAAATTGTCAAACttttaagtaaaaattttagcaccagcaattattatattttaaatctacTAAATTTTACGGCTTGTGGCCCCGAGCAGTGATGGGTAATTTGACGATTTTTGGGATTTCATACAATCATACGTATGGTACTACATCAAATGTATGGGCCGGTTTTTCGTCCAATATGACAGTTAACTAAGGATTAAACTCTAGTTAACTAACTAATGGATTTGGTTACCAACTGCATTTTCATATAGCTTTAGTATTGatatgcctttttttttttccatataaaaGAAAGTAAATCATTTGTTAAACCCACATCACTACACAACTGTctaaactgttttttttattgcacaacaataaataataaagtaattcGTCGAAGAATGAATGTCattgaatcaaaaaaattattttacagtcATTATTATGACTATACTTCGGAAAATTGGCTTACGAGTTTGTCTGGATAATATTAAAGTATGTCAATATAAAGAACAATGTGAACTTAACAAATAGATTTCCGAGCTAAATTTGATACGTCACTCCTAGAAAATAATAGATTGCAGTACTCCATGTATtcgtttttttaatctaacaaaatattattaaggtCGAAAGTACATCCCATCGTCGAACAAAGTTTGGGCCCGAGAGGGTGCGCATCTACATAtgcttataaaaaatattctcagtGCCCCTCTGTCTCAAATATATTCACTATACTGACAGGTTCTTGGTAGTATGTGTATCTGTATTCCATCTGGATaggcacacacatactaccatAGCCAAGAAACATGAGACAGCACGACGAATAAAAGAGAGAGAACGACCgctaatgatagaaaatttaataattaaaacttgaatatCTTTCAAAATCCACGGAGAAAAAGGATCTATATGAGCTTAAAATATTCGTATTGAAAAGTactataaaatgattaaaaaaacagcaatattaaacaacaattttttcaactacgAGCGTAAATGTGTGTTCCATCCCTATCCGagtgtgttaaagttgtcaactttgacatcaattatctaaaaaaaaccacgcattaaaattttgaaaaaattcatcaaaatagataattattcagGCTTTCATTTAAGcccaaaaaatcaaaaattaaacaacgGGAAATTATCGGTACTTTCGACCTTAACTATTGTTACGGTTTTTGGATTCCACGCATTAGTTTTTGACAGTATTTGGAAaataagttatttaaaattatattacaatctaataattaaaaccTTATGCTTTGAATAATTGGACTCTAACTTACATACAAGATTTCGAGTATTTTAGAATATGTGTATTAATATAAGTTATTGAAAAACAGATCAATTGCGAATGattaattcttcaatatgTCCACTTaaggttgtttttaaatcgCATGACCGGGCGACGTTTTGGGTTCACAAGGGTACTTGCAAacgtatgttaaataaaaaaattatagcgcCCCCTCATGCCTAAAATCTTTTCACTTTACTGATGCGTCATAAGTAGTGTGAGTGTTGCCGGCTTATATTTACAGACACTAATACTACTCTAGCAATAAACATTCAGGGGGAAGTTCcatggtagaagtactacaggtatggcagtagtccatgcttttttcgtcgcgttctgcgcagccttattttttcaaccaatcaagaacgcgccatcgagctgttttgcttttctttctaacacgcaatctctattataagatcctctctctctaacatactgttttgacaactattttttatattgttgtaaatactaataaatatatgtggagcatgtttataaaaaatcaaaaaaataaaaaaaccaagacagtttaacaaataaattataatattttcattgttgttgttttttttgaggccacaaacaatagaggttgtgttgtatttattatacttggattcatttatttaatataaataattaatttttattattgatgtatgtgaatcattataaaatataccaaatctagttgaataaatatgataacttctgaaaaattaaaaaaaaacttgaaaattttcttaacgaatttgtatcgcgcgcgcataaagtcttccatttttgtggcgaGAAGGCGACCTTTTGATTGGTCAATTCACGgcggccaaaccaggctgcgcactgccatacctgtagtatttctaccatgacaccatataaaatttttcaatgtagTTTTAATGGTCGGCActcgtattcagaggatgttctcattagctGATGgcaactttttatatagattttacagtAGACACTCATCAGAGCTTCAATGTGTTCTTGACGCGATTGATTTTATATGATGAGATATGTTTGTACATGAGCTACAAGTTTTACAAGCGAGCCGATAGAactatagattttacatagaaaagcttcacaagcgccaccatcggaaaaaaaacgccctaatgagaacatcctctgaatacgggtgctggaaATAGTTCACTGTGCGCCACCAGATGCCACGGTGAATAGGTCAGAtctagagtgggtataagcagagtgaagccatagatgatttttatctcggcacccgtattcagaggatgttctcattagggctttttttttccgatggcggcgcttgtgaactttttatatagattttacatagaaaagcttcacaagcgccaccatcggaaaaaaaacgccctaatgagaacatcctctgaatacgggtgcggaAGTGACGGAACCCTCTTATACCCACTCCATACGGTGAGCTCGGAAGTGACGAAAACCTCTTATACTCGCTCCATACGGCGAGCAGAAAATGTCGGACTAATGGGACCTCGGtggcttcactctgcttatacccactctagtCAGATCCGTATTGGAACGTACcccaaattttcaatgtaattcagccggctgaaacccgtaaatttaaaaagtaattagccAATATCTTTTAAACGGCACTGAAgaaatggataatttttttttcattgatttcgtATTTGTAAAGTGTACaaatctgtagaaaaaaatcaaaatttaaattaagagtTTTAAAAGTACAAGCGCAAACGTACCTATACTCCCTATgcttgcgtgttaaagttATCAACTTTGACACTAATTATCTGGATTTTGACGCAGaggaaaattacgaaaaaattccaccaaatagataattattccatttaaacattaaaaaaaaaaatcgaaaattaaattacgggaatttcatttgaaaacaaCCTTAacttaaagttaaaaataaaaacatgagTTCGAGTATGTTAAACTTGTcgactttaaaataattaattcaaaaaatctgtgaaaaaaaaaattgcaaaatgaTTGAGTATATCGAATATTTTGTTTGAAAGATAAGACCATCGTGAAAAAATTGTTAgcgaatttttatcaatacagAAGCAACCTTAAAAATTCTATGATGTAAAACCGTATACAGGATGgcaagttaaataaaatattgaaaatgtaaaaaaggGTATGAGTACTAAATAAACTTACGCTCTCCTGATATATGCATGctcgaaaatattttcacatcACCTCCTGCTTCACGAACATTCTCAACAAGGTCAACATATTCCTTTCTAGTAGAAATGTCTTGACATCTATCAAGGATAAAATCTTCCTTTAATCAgtcacataaaaataaatgttgtattattttacatcCATACCTGAATAATTTGTCAGATACGAGTAAAGTCTCGATCGCTTGTGACGCAGCAGCAACTTGGCAGTGTTTTTTGCCATAAAACGCTCTTGACGGATTAGTTTGTAGCATTGCATAGAAGTTTTCAAGTGCTTTTACTTCACCTGCTGCTTTTGTATCAGAGATTCGAGACACTACCGTTGATTCAGCTAGAATTTCTATAATACAAAagtatatacgtatatatttgttttaaattcattattaataattttggagttagtttttatatatatatatttatgtattgcCTTTCAACGAATGTTTAAACCCCGAGCTTGAGTGTACAAGCATAAATTTGCTTTTGTTTTCCATTAGCAATTTATTATCAGATTTTATAGCTTGTTGAGTCATGTATTCCATAAATTGGTCTTTGACAAATCCAGGACTAGCAATGATAACACACTTAACAACATCAAAATTCACATGTCGAAGGATTGCTTGAACTACACTTTCGTAAAACCGGTGTAGACCCTGTTgtaggcaaaaaaaaaaaagctcttttcacccagataaaaaaatagattttccaaaaataaattagaacgtactcttaatattttcaacagaCCTTTTCATGCTGCGTTACCATGCCTTTTCGTTTTTTTGGAATAACTTGATCGATTTTAGCACGGACGATCGTCATATTTGATGTAATTAAACATATATTAGCGATGCCGTCCTGCATTACAACAGCTGCTACATCTGCATTTTGATTTACGTCGCATGCCATGTCTATCCTGTCTAGAGCGATTGAATcccactttattttttcaagtacaaaCTGACGATTTTGCTCGATATCTAAAGTATGATATGCTCCCATCTGGAATACCCAGGAAATGATCAAATACAGATTTCGAGAACGGTAACACTtaacttaaattaaaaaaaaatatcaataattaaccTTAACATATTGGTTTTCAATAATGTTTCTTCCTTTCAGTCGGAGAGTACACGCTTGAGTATCAAAATCTATATTTTCAACAGCAATAGTCAGTGTTGTGCGTACTCTAGTACTGTTTGTACTACCAGTTGAGCTTTCTGTCTGGACTTTTCTGCAATTGAGATGCATCAGCAAACGACAACGTGGAGATACTAAGAAATTTTTGAAGTTGAAGCTAATCacatatttgaaaataattaaggCTACCTGATTGTCGAACCAGAAACACGATCGCATTCACAAATAAGGTTGTAAGCATGCCACATGTCTTCGGGATTTTCTGGCACCAATGCAACGGTCCTGCAAtgtacaattataaatattcagtAACAGTGATCACAAGATCTTAACTTACCCTCCATAGtccttttcaatatttttgaaaatcagtttcattttatttcaatcgaattcaattttctagaaaatcaCTGTTATGTGTAAAATTCAAGGATGATTCGCATTCCGCATTCGCATCTTTAGTCGCTCAGCCAAGAAGTCTCTACATAGTCTTCTTGCgctcagcagtccaattcacagggcaaattttttacaatttagggcttttttttgccgctaatggcgcttgtaaaaattttttttatatagattttacatacaaaagcttcacaagcgccgtgagtggtgaaaaaaagccctaaattgtaatgccctgtgaattagactgccgtattcacggggcaaaattgttctcattagggctttttttttccgctgttggcgcttgacaaaattttttttatatagatttcacatagaaaagcttcccaaacgccaccatcggaaaaaaaaacgccctaatgagaacatcctctcaAACAACATTTTCGAACGCCCTCATCGGCTGTAAAATGTAATCTTTAATTTTGCCCGAGTGCTGTGAATTAATTGGACTGCGGTTTTTTCACGGACGCTTCATGTTTATATATGCGGGCAAGATTACGATATCCGAGACACCccatttttttgttggtttcttATAGGAAATTTTCTCAGGAttacggaaaaaattcctacgaatgcgcaaagtggttaaaaattgagtttaatatgaaaaatacggctatttatcggttatgtaaatatactttgtaaaataataattatttatggaaTCTAGTAACGGCATTTGATTAAACTCGTCGAGTTAAAGAGAAaagtctaaataaaaaattcaatatctcGAATTGTTTTCGAGGTGCGATAatctaaaaatttcgatacatccttttttttattttttttaatttcaataatggaATTCAATAGAACTCGTCGAGGAGAAAAAAACATCCTATATAAAAtcttcgatatctcgaatagtttatGGATTATTgactaagtaaaatattttggcTTGTAAAAATATGTAGGTATTGTTTGTTTATCTATAATTAAAACTAAGGAAAAGGTgtagctaaataaaaaatatagctataCATGCtaagttagaaaaaaaatatcgatggCTCGAAAACTATCCGAGATATCGAAGTTTTTATATAggctttttttctctttgacgAGGTCTAGCaactttcattattaaaattttaaaaaatcaaaaaaatcgatatatcgaaatttttaaattatcgcacctcgaaaactattcgagatattgaaatttttttttgacttttttctttaactcgacgatatatataaatatataagaaaccaacaaaaaaatggGGTGTCTCTGCACCCGTATCATGAAGAATAGAGAACAAGAGGACGAACTTAAATGGGGCTATCGAGCCAAAAACGCTACAAAAACCAACAAGGTGAATTAGTTCTATTTTGGCCTGTAGATAGCTCTGCTGCGAGGCTTGGACCACTTTTAGCTGTGGTAGTTACGTACGTGTGATAATATATGAAACGGTATCTTTACATGTGTAGGTGCAATGTTTATCTTTCTTTATCATTGTTGATTAAAGaagattaaagaaaaaaatagattaaagaaaaaaattacaattttacgGAAAAAGTATCCGCGAAAGTAtacatgattataaaaaaaaattaaaaaaatcaaggttGATCatgattcaataataaaaatatttatcaattgaattcaTATCGAAAAAGAAATCTTGattaaaattagtttaaaaaaaaaaaataatattgtcggAAATACaagggtgcattcctttaataaaaaattttttttcgttttgcaatttcgccctgtaataccggccaaaattttataggaaaaagctgtttcttgtagtggcagtactggcacatgacattattttttttggcttccaattattagatggataactgttcaatgtttatatcaaactgaaataaatagaaaattgacttgttgtgattgtttgttattgtcacataggtcgtaccacacattatcgtaaactgtaaagcctggaatattgcatagagaaatttatcacttttgtcgttgtttctgtttttagtttttagtcggtatcacagggcgaaattgcaaaacgaaaaaaaaatttttattaaaggaatgcaccccaaCACTCGTATAAACATGTTcgttatttttagaattaattttttctatatttcaattcataagtgctttgaaaaaagttgactccaatattaacaattcagcatctatcaaataataacaaaaataaagtaatttaaaaacaaattttgaaCTATGttaatcattatttgtttcagTTTGTTATTTACAGATAATTGTAAGTTAcctttaatataataaatttgttgatattgttatagtttaaaaacatttttaaagtttattttttatatatatgtcaatTACCGAATACCATTTTAGTAGCCATACCTAAAAATCAtagtaattatcattaaaataatatgcattattttcttgacttaaatttcattattttattattattatattattatgaatatatataaataaactatgtacttattttatctttattatacAACAAGATTGTTTAGATTGGAGTAATCTAACCCTAACGGTATGACCCAACCCGTTTCGTGGGTTGAAATCAGGTTATTTTGGGGTTAAGTTTTTATAAGGTTTCTTCGTGGTTGGGtaaccctggtgaaaataatttggctattccgacaaaattaatttgccagaaaatggcatattatggcatccaaaaatcatgtgagaatatgtcagaatatgtcataatatggcatattctgacatattccgacaaaattaatttgccagaaaatggcatattctggcatccaaaaatcatgtaagaatatgccatattctgacatattccgacaaaattCATTTGCCAGAAAATGGCATATTATGGCATCCAAAAATCATGTGAGAATATGTCAGAGtatgtcataatatgccatattctgacatattccgacaaaaattcatttgtcagAAAATAGCATCCAAAAATTATGtaagaatatgtcagaatatgtcataatatggcatattctgacatattccgacaaaattCATATGCCAGAAAATGTCATATTCTGGCATCCAAAAATCATAtaagaatatgtcagaatatgtcagaatatggcatattctgacatCTAAAAAGTTTGTAATGgcaaaatcattttgataatagtttttttagtaaataatattttattctcgGTCACGTCGTTGTTTTAATTATGTgactttgttattaaattattacgcaagaaattttttgagtgataccattttttttacatttcttcTTGTACATTGCTTTTTGAAGTTTCTCGCATGTGGTCATCTCACAACTAGTTCTTATATATACGATAACGATATGGATCCATCATATTCATATCCAAAAAATATGacgatataataatacaaaaatttaaataatcaatgtttcccgtaattgtttgaaagaagtaaaaatgaataatacgtAAATAGTTATGTTTAATGAATATCAGAAATTCGCCAGGTGCCATAAAATGCCATAAAAAGTTGCGGCGGattatgccatattatgacataatgtGCCATAAATTGCTATAAAAAGTTGgcggattatgtcataatatgccaTAATATGCCATAGAATGCCATAAAAAGATGGTaaattatgtcatattatgacataaaatGCCATAAATTGACGTTAAAAAATGGCgcattatgtcataatatgtcataatatgacataatatggcataatcctcaaaaaaaaatcttgtaagAATTTGTCGGAATTTGTCGGAAGTCCAAATAACCTTAGAAATTCCGGCATTTTCCGACAAATTCTGAAAA harbors:
- the LOC122849228 gene encoding protein pelota isoform X3 is translated as MKLIFKNIEKDYGGTVALVPENPEDMWHAYNLICECDRVSGSTIRKVQTESSTGSTNSTRVRTTLTIAVENIDFDTQACTLRLKGRNIIENQYVKMGAYHTLDIEQNRQFVLEKIKWDSIALDRIDMACDVNQNADVAAVVMQDGIANICLITSNMTIVRAKIDQVIPKKRKGMVTQHEKGLHRFYESVVQAILRHVNFDVVKCVIIASPGFVKDQFMEYMTQQAIKSDNKLLMENKSKFMLVHSSSGFKHSLKEILAESTVVSRISDTKAAGEVKALENFYAMLQTNPSRAFYGKKHCQVAAASQAIETLLVSDKLFRCQDISTRKEYVDLVENVREAGGDVKIFSSMHISGER
- the LOC122849228 gene encoding protein pelota isoform X1, producing the protein MKLIFKNIEKDYGGTVALVPENPEDMWHAYNLICECDRVSGSTIRKVQTESSTGSTNSTRVRTTLTIAVENIDFDTQACTLRLKGRNIIENQYVKMGAYHTLDIEQNRQFVLEKIKWDSIALDRIDMACDVNQNADVAAVVMQDGIANICLITSNMTIVRAKIDQVIPKKRKGMVTQHEKGLHRFYESVVQAILRHVNFDVVKCVIIASPGFVKDQFMEYMTQQAIKSDNKLLMENKSKFMLVHSSSGFKHSLKEILAESTVVSRISDTKAAGEVKALENFYAMLQTNPSRAFYGKKHCQVAAASQAIETLLVSDKLFRCQDISTRKEYVDLVENVREAGGDVKIFSSMHISGEQLDSLSGVAAVLRFPMSDLDESDGSEDLDDE
- the LOC122849228 gene encoding protein pelota isoform X2, with amino-acid sequence MKLIFKNIEKDYGGTVALVPENPEDMWHAYNLICECDRVSGSTIRKVQTESSTGSTNSTRVRTTLTIAVENIDFDTQACTLRLKGRNIIENQYVKMGAYHTLDIEQNRQFVLEKIKWDSIALDRIDMACDVNQNADVAAVVMQDGIANICLITSNMTIVRAKIDQVIPKKRKGMVTQHEKGLHRFYESVVQAILRHVNFDVVKCVIIASPGFVKDQFMEYMTQQAIKSDNKLLMENKSKFMLVHSSSGFKHSLKEILAESTVVSRISDTKAAGEVKALENFYAMLQTNPSRAFYGKKHCQVAAASQAIETLLVSDKLFRCQDISTRKEYVDLVENVREAGGDVKIFSSMHISGEPG